The following are encoded together in the Pseudomonas sediminis genome:
- a CDS encoding SDR family oxidoreductase — MPQPSVLITGCSSGIGRALADAFKAAGYAVWATARKYGDLAALEQAGFHAVQLDVNDGNALQQLATRLSEEIGGLDVLINNAGYGAMGPLLDGGVEAMQRQFETNVFSIVGVTRAFFPLLRRSRGLVVNIGSVSSVLVTPFAGAYCASKAAVHALSDALRMELAPFSIEVIEVQPGAIASSFGANASQQAEALIREDSPWWPLRDGIRARARASQDNPTPANDFAAQLLTAVQRDTRPRLLRLGNGSRALPLLATLLPKALLERVLRKRFGLAQQL, encoded by the coding sequence ATGCCTCAACCCAGCGTTCTCATCACTGGTTGTTCCAGCGGCATCGGCCGCGCCCTGGCCGACGCCTTCAAGGCGGCTGGCTACGCGGTGTGGGCCACGGCACGCAAGTACGGTGACCTTGCAGCGCTCGAGCAGGCGGGGTTCCACGCAGTGCAACTCGACGTCAACGATGGCAACGCGCTGCAGCAGCTAGCCACACGCCTGAGCGAGGAGATAGGCGGCCTTGATGTGCTGATCAACAACGCCGGCTACGGCGCCATGGGTCCACTGCTCGACGGCGGCGTCGAAGCCATGCAGCGGCAGTTTGAAACCAACGTGTTCTCCATTGTCGGCGTCACCCGGGCGTTTTTCCCGCTGCTGCGCCGTAGCCGCGGCCTGGTAGTCAATATCGGCAGCGTGTCCTCGGTACTGGTAACGCCTTTCGCCGGTGCCTACTGCGCCTCCAAGGCAGCGGTGCATGCCTTGAGCGACGCCCTGCGCATGGAGCTGGCGCCCTTCTCCATCGAGGTGATAGAAGTGCAGCCAGGCGCCATCGCCTCCAGTTTCGGCGCCAATGCCAGCCAGCAGGCCGAGGCGCTGATCCGCGAGGATTCGCCCTGGTGGCCGCTGCGCGACGGCATCCGCGCCCGCGCTCGCGCCTCGCAGGACAACCCGACCCCGGCCAACGACTTTGCCGCGCAACTGCTGACCGCGGTGCAGCGCGACACACGCCCACGCCTGTTGCGCCTGGGCAACGGCAGCCGTGCCCTGCCGCTGCTCGCCACACTGTTGCCCAAGGCGCTGCTGGAACGGGTTCTGCGCAAACGTTTCGGCCTGGCGCAGCAGCTGTGA
- a CDS encoding AAA family ATPase has protein sequence MLHTLAVANYRSINSLILPLGRLNLITGANGSGKSNLYRALRLLAETAQGGVVNALAREGGLESSFWAGPEKISRRMRSGELPVQGGPRQNVMRLRLGFAGEDFGYAIALGLPEPSSSAFALDPEIKRECIWAGASYRPASLLVDRAGPMVRMREGRSWQVLAQHVPNYDSLFDQIGNDPNCPEVFQLREAIRRWRFYDHFRSDAEAPARQPQLGTRTPVLHHDGRDLAAALQTIREIGDRDALNAAIDDAFPGSRLHIDFQAGGRFAVELRQEGLLRPLSAAELSDGTLRYLLLVAALLTPRPPSLMVLNEPETSLHPDLLPALGRLIIAASKQTQVWVVSHASRLIATLKESPDCNTLELDKQLGQTCIRGQGMLDEPPWHWPD, from the coding sequence ATGCTGCATACCCTCGCCGTCGCCAACTACCGCTCGATCAACAGCCTGATCCTGCCGCTGGGCCGGCTCAACCTGATCACCGGCGCCAACGGCAGCGGCAAGTCCAACCTCTACCGCGCCCTGCGCCTGCTGGCGGAAACCGCACAAGGTGGCGTGGTCAACGCGCTGGCGCGCGAAGGTGGGCTGGAGTCGAGTTTCTGGGCCGGGCCGGAGAAGATTTCCCGGCGCATGCGCAGCGGCGAACTGCCCGTACAGGGCGGCCCACGGCAGAACGTGATGCGTCTGCGTCTGGGCTTTGCCGGCGAGGATTTCGGCTATGCCATCGCCCTGGGTCTACCCGAGCCAAGCAGTTCGGCCTTCGCTCTCGACCCGGAGATCAAGCGTGAATGCATCTGGGCCGGCGCCAGCTATCGCCCCGCCTCGCTGTTGGTGGATCGCGCCGGGCCCATGGTGCGCATGCGTGAAGGTCGCAGTTGGCAGGTATTGGCCCAGCACGTGCCGAACTACGACAGCCTGTTCGACCAGATCGGCAACGACCCAAATTGCCCGGAAGTCTTCCAGCTACGCGAAGCCATCCGCCGCTGGCGCTTCTACGATCACTTTCGCAGCGATGCCGAGGCGCCCGCGCGCCAACCGCAACTGGGCACGCGCACGCCGGTGCTGCACCACGACGGCCGCGACCTGGCTGCAGCACTGCAAACCATCCGCGAGATCGGCGACCGCGACGCCCTGAACGCTGCCATCGACGACGCCTTTCCCGGCAGCCGACTGCATATCGACTTTCAAGCGGGCGGGCGCTTCGCCGTGGAACTGCGCCAGGAGGGCTTGCTGCGCCCGTTGAGCGCCGCAGAACTGTCCGACGGTACGTTGCGCTACCTGCTGCTGGTCGCCGCCCTGCTCACGCCACGGCCGCCCTCATTGATGGTGCTCAACGAGCCGGAAACCAGCCTGCACCCGGATCTTTTGCCGGCACTCGGTCGCCTGATCATCGCGGCCTCGAAGCAGACCCAGGTATGGGTCGTCTCCCACGCCAGCCGCCTGATCGCCACGCTCAAGGAAAGCCCCGACTGCAACACCCTGGAGCTGGACAAGCAGCTCGGTCAGACCTGCATCCGCGGCCAGGGCATGCTCGACGAGCCGCCCTGGCATTGGCCGGATTGA
- the trxB gene encoding thioredoxin-disulfide reductase, with amino-acid sequence MSAVRHARVIILGSGPAGYSAAVYAARANLKPLLITGIQAGGQLTTTTEVDNWPGDPHGLTGPALMQRMQEHAERFETEIVFDHINAVDLAGKPFTLVGDSGTYSCDALIIATGASARYLGLPSEEAFMGRGVSACATCDGFFYRGREVAVVGGGNTAVEEALYLANIASKVTLIHRRNAFRAEKILQNKLQERVAEGKIELQLNAEVDEVLGDASGVTGVRLKQYGGAYRELKVDGLFVAVGHTPNTSLFEGQLALKDGYLVVNGGREGNATATSIPGVFAAGDVADSVYRQAITSAGAGCMAALDVERYLDGL; translated from the coding sequence ATGTCTGCCGTTCGTCATGCCCGCGTCATCATTCTGGGTTCCGGCCCTGCCGGTTATAGCGCTGCCGTCTATGCCGCGCGCGCCAACCTGAAACCGCTGCTGATCACCGGTATCCAGGCCGGTGGCCAGCTGACCACCACCACCGAAGTGGACAACTGGCCGGGTGACCCGCATGGCCTGACCGGCCCGGCGCTGATGCAGCGCATGCAGGAGCATGCCGAGCGCTTCGAGACCGAGATCGTTTTCGACCATATCAACGCCGTGGATCTGGCCGGCAAGCCTTTCACCCTGGTTGGCGACAGCGGCACCTATAGCTGCGACGCGCTGATCATTGCTACCGGTGCCAGCGCGCGTTACCTGGGGCTGCCCAGTGAAGAGGCGTTCATGGGCCGTGGCGTATCAGCCTGTGCGACCTGCGATGGTTTCTTCTATCGCGGCCGTGAGGTGGCCGTGGTTGGCGGCGGCAATACGGCGGTAGAAGAGGCGCTGTACCTGGCCAATATCGCCAGCAAGGTTACGTTGATCCATCGCCGCAACGCCTTTCGTGCCGAGAAGATCCTGCAGAACAAACTGCAGGAGCGGGTCGCCGAGGGCAAGATCGAGCTGCAGCTCAATGCCGAGGTCGACGAAGTGCTGGGCGATGCCAGCGGTGTCACCGGCGTACGCCTCAAGCAATACGGCGGTGCCTATCGCGAGCTGAAGGTGGATGGACTGTTCGTTGCCGTCGGTCACACGCCCAATACCAGCCTGTTCGAAGGCCAGCTGGCGCTGAAGGACGGTTATCTGGTGGTCAATGGCGGGCGCGAGGGCAATGCCACCGCGACCAGCATTCCTGGCGTGTTCGCTGCCGGTGACGTGGCCGACTCGGTCTATCGCCAGGCGATCACTTCGGCCGGTGCCGGCTGCATGGCCGCGCTGGATGTCGAGCGCTATCTCGACGGGCTGTGA
- the cysZ gene encoding sulfate transporter CysZ — protein sequence MPAAPVLSGPQYLREGLRLVLSPGLRLFVLLPLAINLILFVSMISFAVQQFSGWVDTFMPTLPSWLSFLQYILWPLFVVLVLLMVFFTFTLLANIIAAPFNGFLSEKVEVVARGEDHFPPFSWAELAAMVPRTMGREMRKLGYFLPRAIGLLILSFIPVVNLVAAPLWLLFGVWMMAVQYIDYPADNNKMSWQDMLAWLREKRWQSLSFGGITYAALLVPGLNILMMPAAVAGATLFWVRERS from the coding sequence ATGCCCGCCGCTCCCGTCCTGTCCGGCCCGCAATACCTGCGAGAAGGCCTGAGGCTGGTACTCAGCCCCGGCCTGCGTCTGTTCGTATTGCTGCCGCTGGCGATCAATCTGATCCTGTTCGTCAGCATGATCAGCTTTGCTGTGCAGCAATTCAGCGGTTGGGTCGACACCTTCATGCCCACCCTGCCGAGCTGGCTGAGCTTTCTGCAGTACATCCTCTGGCCGCTATTCGTGGTGCTGGTACTGCTGATGGTGTTCTTTACCTTCACCCTGCTGGCCAACATCATCGCCGCGCCCTTCAACGGTTTTCTTTCAGAGAAGGTCGAGGTGGTGGCGCGTGGCGAGGATCACTTCCCACCGTTCAGCTGGGCCGAGCTGGCGGCCATGGTGCCGCGCACCATGGGCCGCGAGATGCGCAAGCTAGGTTACTTTCTGCCACGCGCCATCGGTCTGCTGATCCTCAGCTTCATCCCGGTGGTTAACCTGGTCGCCGCGCCGCTTTGGCTGCTGTTCGGCGTGTGGATGATGGCCGTGCAGTACATCGACTACCCGGCGGACAACAACAAGATGAGCTGGCAGGACATGCTCGCCTGGCTGCGCGAGAAGCGCTGGCAAAGCCTGAGTTTCGGCGGCATCACCTACGCCGCGCTGCTGGTGCCGGGGCTGAATATCCTGATGATGCCAGCTGCCGTGGCTGGGGCGACCTTGTTCTGGGTACGCGAGCGCAGCTAA
- a CDS encoding glycosyltransferase family 4 protein has translation MNAPSLHIALISETFPPEINGVANTLGRLVDGLRSRGHRVQLIRPRQDIDHAQDADDDLLLTRGWPLPGYPGLQWGQSSLHKLLRRWQRQRPDVLYIATEGPLGLSALRAARRLAIPVVSGFHTNFQQYTGHYGIGLLTRAMTNYLRWFHNRTQLTLVPSIGQKVDLERRDFERLALLARGVDSQLFHPRRRSDALRESWGLGPDDLAVLHVGRLAAEKNLGLLVKAFKALRQAHPQRRMRLILVGDGPLRASLQAQLPEALFCGLQRGETLAEHYASGDLFLFPSLSETFGNVVLEALASSLGVVAFDQAAAAQHIHHGHNGLLARPGDEAGFCEAACELLGDAEVLRHIRLNARRHASHLSWDGIVALFEQHLRSAMQPQISVEAALAGRAGETRH, from the coding sequence ATGAACGCACCGTCTCTACATATCGCGCTGATCAGCGAAACCTTCCCGCCGGAAATCAACGGCGTGGCCAACACCCTCGGTCGCCTGGTCGACGGCCTGCGTAGCCGTGGCCACCGCGTGCAACTGATACGGCCGCGCCAGGACATCGACCACGCGCAGGACGCCGACGATGACCTGCTGCTGACCCGCGGCTGGCCGTTACCTGGCTACCCCGGCCTGCAATGGGGCCAGTCGTCGCTGCACAAGCTGCTCAGGCGCTGGCAGCGGCAACGCCCGGACGTGCTTTACATCGCCACCGAAGGCCCGCTGGGGCTTTCGGCATTGCGCGCGGCCAGGCGCCTGGCGATCCCGGTGGTCAGCGGTTTTCACACCAATTTCCAGCAGTACACCGGGCACTACGGCATCGGCCTGCTGACCCGGGCCATGACCAACTACCTGCGCTGGTTTCACAACCGCACGCAACTGACATTGGTGCCGAGCATTGGCCAAAAGGTCGACCTCGAACGCCGCGACTTTGAACGCCTGGCCCTGCTCGCCCGCGGTGTCGACAGCCAGCTGTTCCATCCGCGCCGGCGCAGCGACGCCCTGCGCGAAAGCTGGGGCCTGGGGCCGGATGATCTGGCCGTGCTGCATGTCGGACGCCTGGCTGCAGAGAAGAATCTCGGCTTGCTGGTCAAGGCCTTCAAAGCCTTGCGGCAGGCTCATCCACAACGCCGTATGCGCCTGATTCTGGTGGGGGACGGACCACTGCGCGCCAGCCTGCAGGCGCAGCTGCCGGAGGCGCTTTTCTGCGGTCTGCAGCGCGGTGAAACGCTGGCCGAGCACTACGCGTCAGGTGACCTGTTTCTGTTTCCCAGCCTGTCGGAAACCTTCGGCAACGTGGTGCTGGAGGCCCTGGCCTCGAGCCTCGGCGTGGTGGCGTTCGACCAGGCAGCGGCCGCCCAACATATCCATCACGGCCACAACGGCCTGCTCGCCCGTCCCGGTGACGAGGCAGGCTTCTGCGAAGCCGCCTGTGAATTACTGGGTGATGCGGAGGTACTGCGGCATATCCGCCTCAACGCCCGCCGACATGCCAGCCATCTGAGCTGGGACGGCATCGTCGCGCTGTTCGAACAGCACCTGCGCAGTGCCATGCAACCTCAGATCAGCGTTGAAGCAGCGCTTGCCGGTAGGGCGGGTGAAACCCGCCATTGA
- a CDS encoding NADH:flavin oxidoreductase codes for MSAPVQALFAPFRLGNLELPTRVVMAPMTRSFSPGGVPNAKVVEYYRRRAAAGVGLIVTEGTTVGHKAANGYPNVPRFYGEDALAGWKQVVDAVHAEGGKIVPQLWHVGNVRKLGTEPDANVPGFGPMEKVKDGQVVVHGMTQADIDEVIAAFAQAARDAKAIGMDGVEIHGAHGYLIDQFFWEGSNQRTDGYGGDLAARSRFAIELIQAVRAAVGPDFPIILRFSQWKQQDYTARLVQTPEQLEAFLKPLSDAGVDIFHCSTRRFWEPEFEGSDLNLAGWTRKLTGKPTITVGSVGLDGEFLQFMVKTDKVAEPASLENLLERLNKEEFDLVAVGRALLVDPDWALKVREGREHDILPFSRDALTTLV; via the coding sequence ATGAGCGCTCCCGTTCAAGCCCTGTTCGCCCCGTTCCGCCTCGGTAACCTGGAGCTGCCGACCCGTGTGGTCATGGCGCCGATGACCCGCTCCTTCTCGCCCGGTGGCGTGCCCAACGCCAAAGTCGTCGAGTACTACCGTCGCCGCGCTGCCGCGGGTGTAGGCCTGATCGTCACCGAGGGCACCACGGTCGGGCACAAGGCCGCCAATGGCTATCCGAACGTGCCGCGTTTCTACGGCGAAGACGCCCTGGCTGGCTGGAAGCAGGTGGTCGACGCGGTGCATGCCGAAGGCGGCAAGATCGTCCCGCAGCTCTGGCACGTGGGTAACGTGCGCAAGTTGGGCACCGAGCCGGATGCCAACGTTCCTGGCTTTGGCCCGATGGAGAAGGTCAAGGACGGCCAGGTGGTCGTGCATGGCATGACCCAGGCCGATATCGACGAGGTGATCGCTGCCTTCGCCCAGGCTGCGCGCGACGCCAAGGCCATCGGCATGGATGGCGTGGAGATCCATGGCGCCCACGGTTACCTGATCGACCAGTTCTTCTGGGAAGGCAGCAATCAGCGCACCGACGGCTACGGTGGCGACCTGGCGGCGCGTTCGCGTTTCGCCATCGAGCTGATCCAGGCTGTGCGCGCCGCAGTCGGCCCGGACTTCCCGATCATCCTGCGGTTCTCGCAGTGGAAGCAGCAGGATTACACCGCGCGCCTGGTGCAGACCCCGGAGCAGTTGGAGGCCTTTCTCAAACCGCTGTCCGACGCTGGCGTAGACATCTTCCATTGCTCGACCCGTCGCTTCTGGGAGCCGGAGTTCGAAGGAAGTGACCTCAACCTGGCCGGCTGGACGCGCAAGCTCACCGGCAAGCCGACCATCACCGTCGGTAGCGTCGGTCTGGATGGCGAGTTCCTGCAGTTCATGGTCAAGACCGACAAGGTGGCCGAGCCGGCCAGCCTGGAAAACCTGCTCGAGCGCCTGAACAAGGAGGAGTTTGATCTGGTCGCCGTGGGCCGCGCGTTGCTGGTCGACCCGGATTGGGCGCTGAAGGTGCGTGAAGGCCGCGAGCACGACATCTTGCCGTTCAGCCGCGATGCGCTGACCACGCTGGTCTGA
- a CDS encoding TetR/AcrR family transcriptional regulator has translation MNSIRLDKRDLILSKGSAVMTRRGYHGTGVLEIVQAAGIPKGSFYHYFASKEDFALQALAFIYRPRLARYAQALNDPALSPRARILAYYLDLLAHFARQETPQYHCFIGSLSFEMSEMLPAIGAEVAAIQQASVDILRDCLEQAQAAGELPADEDCGNLATFISDAWQGVLARLKVGRNLQPLEAFVTRLERLLQA, from the coding sequence ATGAACAGCATTCGACTCGACAAGCGCGACCTGATCCTGAGCAAGGGCTCGGCGGTGATGACGCGTCGCGGCTACCACGGCACCGGCGTACTGGAAATCGTCCAGGCAGCCGGGATTCCCAAGGGCAGCTTCTATCACTACTTCGCCAGCAAGGAAGACTTCGCCCTGCAGGCGCTGGCCTTCATCTATCGGCCGCGGTTGGCGCGTTATGCCCAGGCGCTGAACGATCCGGCGCTGAGCCCGCGTGCACGCATCCTCGCTTATTACCTTGACCTGCTGGCGCACTTCGCTCGCCAGGAGACGCCGCAGTACCACTGCTTCATCGGTAGCCTGAGTTTCGAGATGAGCGAGATGCTGCCGGCGATCGGCGCCGAGGTCGCGGCGATTCAGCAGGCGTCTGTGGACATTCTGCGCGACTGCCTGGAGCAGGCGCAGGCCGCCGGTGAACTGCCGGCCGACGAGGATTGCGGCAACCTCGCTACCTTTATCAGCGACGCCTGGCAGGGCGTGTTGGCTCGCCTCAAGGTGGGTCGCAACCTGCAGCCGCTGGAAGCTTTCGTCACCCGCCTGGAGCGTTTGCTGCAGGCCTGA
- the pgeF gene encoding peptidoglycan editing factor PgeF, producing the protein MSVHDWLTPDWPAPANVRACVTTRSGGVSAAPFDTFNLGDHVEDDPIAVASNRQYLVDALGCQPAWLRQVHGIVVAEADPAVVIEADGNWTSTPGIACTAMTADCLPALFCDRAGTRVAAAHAGWRGLAGGVLEATVKALDVAPQELLVWLGPAIGPAAFEVGAEVREAFVQQHAEAAAAFVPGANAGKFMADIYQLARIRLAAIGVTSVSGGGLCSYNDPRFYSYRRSARTGRFASLIWLQS; encoded by the coding sequence GTGAGCGTCCACGACTGGCTGACGCCCGACTGGCCTGCGCCCGCCAACGTACGTGCTTGCGTCACCACCCGTAGCGGCGGCGTCAGTGCGGCGCCGTTCGATACCTTCAACCTGGGCGATCATGTCGAGGACGACCCGATTGCGGTGGCGAGTAATCGTCAGTATCTGGTCGATGCCCTGGGTTGCCAGCCAGCCTGGCTGCGCCAAGTACATGGCATTGTTGTGGCAGAGGCCGATCCGGCGGTGGTCATTGAAGCCGATGGCAACTGGACGAGCACACCGGGTATCGCCTGCACAGCGATGACGGCCGACTGCCTGCCAGCGCTGTTCTGTGACCGCGCCGGTACCCGCGTGGCAGCGGCCCATGCCGGTTGGCGTGGGCTGGCTGGTGGTGTGCTGGAGGCGACAGTCAAAGCCCTGGATGTCGCGCCGCAAGAGCTGCTGGTCTGGCTCGGCCCGGCCATCGGCCCGGCTGCGTTCGAGGTTGGGGCTGAAGTGCGCGAGGCCTTCGTGCAACAGCATGCCGAGGCTGCTGCGGCGTTTGTGCCCGGCGCCAACGCTGGCAAGTTCATGGCTGATATCTACCAACTGGCGCGCATTCGCCTGGCCGCCATCGGCGTGACCTCGGTCAGCGGCGGTGGACTGTGTAGCTACAACGACCCGCGTTTCTACTCCTATCGCCGCAGTGCCCGCACCGGGCGTTTCGCCTCGCTGATCTGGCTGCAGTCCTGA
- the rluD gene encoding 23S rRNA pseudouridine(1911/1915/1917) synthase RluD, with translation MTSINKQLIQLQAIVPFEQGGQRLDQVAAQLFGEFSRSRLSTWIKEGRLTVDGAVARPRDTVHAGSTLVLDAEQEAQGEWIAQDIELNIVYEDEHLLVIDKPAGLVVHPAAGHADGTLLNALLHHVPDIINVPRAGIVHRLDKDTTGLMVVAKTLQAQTNLVEQLQKRSVSRIYECISIGVITAGGTIDAPIGRSSSQRQRMAVTDGGKPAISQYRVLERYRSHTHVRVKLETGRTHQIRVHMSHVGYPLVGDPVYAGRFRIPPAASPTLVQSLKEFPRQALHARFLELDHPATGQRMKWESELPGDLVWLLTLLRQDREAFVG, from the coding sequence ATGACTTCTATAAACAAGCAGCTGATTCAACTCCAGGCCATCGTCCCCTTTGAACAGGGCGGTCAACGCCTCGACCAGGTGGCTGCGCAGCTGTTTGGCGAGTTCTCCCGTTCGCGCCTTTCCACCTGGATCAAGGAAGGTCGCCTGACCGTCGATGGCGCAGTGGCGCGCCCGCGTGACACCGTGCATGCCGGCTCGACGCTGGTACTGGATGCCGAGCAAGAAGCGCAGGGCGAGTGGATCGCGCAGGACATCGAACTGAACATCGTCTATGAAGACGAACACCTGCTGGTCATCGACAAGCCCGCAGGCCTGGTGGTGCATCCGGCAGCCGGACATGCCGACGGCACTCTGCTCAATGCGCTGCTGCACCATGTGCCGGACATCATCAATGTGCCGCGTGCCGGTATCGTCCACCGTCTGGACAAGGACACCACTGGCCTGATGGTGGTGGCCAAAACCCTGCAGGCGCAGACCAATCTGGTCGAGCAACTGCAGAAGCGCTCTGTCAGCCGCATCTATGAATGCATCAGCATCGGTGTGATCACCGCTGGCGGCACCATTGATGCGCCGATTGGGCGCAGCTCCAGCCAGCGTCAGCGCATGGCGGTGACCGATGGCGGCAAGCCGGCGATCAGCCAATACCGCGTGCTCGAGCGCTACCGCTCGCACACCCATGTGCGGGTCAAGCTGGAAACCGGGCGCACCCACCAGATTCGCGTACACATGAGCCACGTTGGCTATCCGCTGGTGGGCGACCCTGTCTACGCAGGGCGTTTCCGCATTCCGCCAGCTGCCAGCCCGACTCTGGTGCAGAGCCTCAAGGAGTTTCCGCGTCAGGCCCTGCATGCGCGTTTCCTTGAACTGGATCATCCAGCCACCGGCCAGCGCATGAAGTGGGAGTCGGAACTGCCGGGTGATCTGGTCTGGCTGCTGACCCTGCTGCGTCAGGATCGCGAGGCGTTCGTCGGGTGA
- a CDS encoding outer membrane protein assembly factor BamD — MQVKHLLLIAILALTAACSSKQPEVDENLSEVELYQQAQADLDNRSYTQAISKLKALESRYPFGRYAEQAQLELIYAYYKNAEPEAAKSSAERFIRLHPQHANVDYAYYLKGLASFDQDRGLLARFLPLDMTKRDPGAARDSYNEFAQLTSRYPTSRYAPDAKQRMIYLRNLLAAYEIHVAHYYLTRQAYVAAGNRGRYVVENFQETPSVGDGLAIMTEAYQRLSLDDLAATSLETLKLNYPDHPSLESGEFVPLEEEADNRSWLAKATLGLIETDTPLPPGETRASQDVIRQYEDAEQQIPSELQQDAKTGETAKKRSIWSYLTFGLFD, encoded by the coding sequence ATGCAAGTGAAACACCTGCTGCTGATCGCCATCCTCGCCCTTACCGCCGCCTGCTCTTCCAAGCAGCCGGAGGTCGATGAAAACCTCAGCGAGGTGGAGCTGTACCAGCAGGCCCAGGCCGACCTGGACAACCGCAGCTACACCCAGGCCATCTCCAAACTGAAGGCGCTGGAGTCGCGCTATCCGTTCGGGCGCTACGCCGAGCAGGCGCAGCTGGAACTGATCTACGCCTACTACAAGAATGCCGAGCCGGAAGCCGCCAAGTCCTCCGCAGAGCGCTTCATCCGCCTGCACCCGCAGCACGCCAACGTCGACTACGCCTACTACCTCAAGGGCCTGGCCTCGTTCGACCAGGACCGCGGTCTCCTGGCCCGCTTCCTGCCGCTGGACATGACCAAGCGCGACCCGGGCGCCGCGCGCGACTCCTACAACGAGTTCGCGCAGCTCACCAGCCGTTACCCGACCAGCCGTTACGCCCCGGACGCCAAACAGCGCATGATCTACCTGCGCAACCTGCTGGCCGCCTATGAGATCCACGTAGCCCACTACTACCTGACCCGTCAGGCCTACGTCGCTGCCGGCAACCGTGGCCGCTATGTGGTGGAAAACTTCCAGGAAACCCCGTCGGTCGGTGATGGCCTGGCGATCATGACCGAAGCGTATCAGCGTCTGTCCCTGGACGACCTGGCTGCCACCAGCCTGGAAACCCTCAAGCTCAACTACCCTGACCATCCGAGCCTGGAAAGCGGCGAGTTCGTCCCGCTCGAAGAAGAGGCCGACAACCGCTCCTGGCTGGCCAAGGCCACCCTGGGCCTGATCGAAACCGACACGCCGCTGCCGCCGGGCGAAACCCGCGCCAGCCAGGACGTGATTCGCCAGTACGAAGACGCCGAGCAACAAATCCCGTCCGAACTGCAGCAAGACGCCAAGACCGGCGAAACCGCCAAAAAGCGTTCGATCTGGAGCTACCTGACCTTCGGTCTGTTCGACTGA
- a CDS encoding PP0621 family protein has product MGLFRLLFWVAVIFAAIWIWRRFISKAKPTRPTEDAAAPMVRCENCGVHIPKTQALSQDQRWYCSQKHLEQGPHTGDR; this is encoded by the coding sequence ATGGGCCTGTTCCGCCTGCTGTTCTGGGTTGCCGTGATCTTCGCCGCAATCTGGATCTGGCGTCGTTTCATCAGCAAAGCCAAACCTACTCGCCCCACCGAGGACGCCGCAGCCCCCATGGTGCGATGCGAGAACTGCGGCGTGCATATTCCCAAGACCCAGGCACTGAGCCAGGATCAGCGCTGGTACTGCAGCCAGAAACACCTTGAGCAAGGCCCACACACCGGTGATCGCTGA